Proteins from one Aspergillus nidulans FGSC A4 chromosome VIII genomic window:
- a CDS encoding putative cytosolic Cu/Zn superoxide dismutase (transcript_id=CADANIAT00001498), with amino-acid sequence MLFKILPSASLGLAVFTAACAQNISTNAPIVTDNEPVSAHHASLLPKDNTTVYGGITITSRLSSPALAVDVYIGGIPEGQYLNYHIHRAPVPADGNCYLTGGHLDPYGRGQQPPCNMTAPNTCEVGDLSGKHGVAWAPRGEVFRASYSDFFLANTPGAEAYFGDLSWVVHAPNGDRLTCGNFEVLVAAGGAGDYEDDDEELERRWKA; translated from the exons ATGCTTTTCAAAATCCTGCCCAGTGCCTCCCTAGGCCTGGCTGTTTTCACTGCAGCCTGCGCCCAAAACATCAGCACAAACGCCCCTATTGTCACAGACAACGAGCCCGTATCTGCGCACCACGCTTCCCTTCTGCCAAAAGATAACACGACCGTGTACGGCGGTATCACAATCACCTCGCGGTTGAGTTCGCCTGCTCTTGCGGTGGACGTGTATATTGGTGGAATCCCGGAGGGCCAGTATCTGA ACTATCATATCCACCGCGCCCCCGTCCCGGCCGACGGGAACTGCTACTTGACTGGCGGGCATTTGGACCCCTATGGCCGCGGTCAGCAGCCCCCCTGCAACATGACGGCGCCGAATACCTGCGAGGTTGGCGATTTGAGCGGAAAGCATGGCGTTGCGTGGGCGCCAAGAGGAGAGGTGTTCCGGGCAAGTTACAGTGATTTCTTCCTCGCAAATACACCCGGGGCGGAGGCGTACTTCGGTGATTTGTCCTGGGTCGTGCATGCGCCTAATGGTGATCGCTTGACCTGCGGAAATTTTGAAGTACTGGTTGCTGCTGGGGGGGCGGGGGActatgaggatgatgacgaggagcttgaaaggCGATGGAAGGCGTAA
- a CDS encoding putative flavin-binding monooxygenase (transcript_id=CADANIAT00001500) translates to MSLAQNHYIIQLPQTPLLHRAPEPRSIAQKWITEFEVLLRTNDFSKLPQLFHEDSWWRDLLCLTWDFHTIQNLSGITAFLTENQPRARLFGFRLQHEGKFQPGLEHPAPGLTWISTIFFFETGTGRGSGVFRLTQDKEGVWKAYAIYTSLQELKGMEEPLGFRRVYGTTETMPGGLARGTWIERRTRQILFDEEEPTALIVGAGQAGLNVGARLQSLGVSCLIVDRHERIGDNWRKRYRTLVTHDPVEFTHMAYLPFPKNWPEFTPKDKLGDWFEAYASIMELNVWTKTSVTGATYDEAKKEWAVTITRGDGSERVLRPRHLVWCTGHSGEPLVPTFPDQEKFKGTIYHATKHQDASTSLANNPSPPTEECDLIAESLPYPVRFALDVHFTKRAFEAEKDLMMGLQKAGFELDHGIDGAGISRAYMTRGGGYYIDVGCSQLIADGKVKVRRSPDGIAGFTERGLVLKDGGVLESDIVVLATGYDNMRTTVRKTLGDKIADRLRDVWDLDEEGELNSMWRPSGQPGFWYMGGNLALCRIYSKFLALQIKAVEAGLVD, encoded by the exons ATGTCCTTAGCTCAAAACCACTATATCATCCAGCTCCCTCAAacccccctcctccaccgcGCCCCAGAACCCCGGTCAATCGCCCAGAAATGGATAACCGAGTTCGAAGTGCTGCTACGGACTAACGACTTCTCTAAGCTCCCCCAGCTCTTTCACGAGGACTCATGGTGGCGCGACCTCCTGTGTCTAACTTGGGACTTTCACACCATCCAGAACCTTAGTGGCATCACAGCCTTTCTCACCGAGAACCAGCCTCGAGCTCGGTTGTTTGGGTTCCGACTGCAGCATGAAGGCAAGTTTCAGCCGGGACTGGAACACCCGGCACCGGGCCTCACGTGGATCTcaacgatcttcttctttgaaACAGGTACGGGGCGCGGGTCTGGTGTGTTCCGTCTTACACAGGATAAGGAGGGGGTGTGGAAGGCATACGCAATATATACGTCGctgcaggagctgaaggGGATGGAGGAGCCTCTTGGCTTCAGAAGGGTATATGGGACTACTGAGACGATGCCGGGGGGGTTGGCTAGGGGGACTTGGATTGAGAGGCGGACGCGGCAGATTCTctttgatgaggaggagccTACTGCGCTCATTGTTGGTGCCG GCCAAGCTGGTTTAAACGTAGGCGCTCGACTCCAATCCTTGGGTGTGTCTTGTCTGATTGTCGACCGGCATGAAAGGATTGGCGACAATTGGAGGAAACGTTACAGG ACCCTTGTAACCCACGACCCGGTCGAGTTCACCCACATGGCTTACCTCCCCTTTCCGAAGAACTGGCCAGAATTCACGCCCAAAGACAAGCTTGGGGACTGGTTCGAAGCCTATGCGAGTATCATGGAGCTAAACGTATGGACGAAAACCAGTGTCACGGGAGCAACGTATGACGAAGCAAAGAAGGAATGGGCTGTCACGATAACTCGTGGTGATGGCTCAGAACGAGTCCTGCGTCCTCGCCACCTCGTCTGGTGCACAGGGCATTCGGGCGAACCCTTGGTCCCTACTTTCCCGGATCAGGAGAAATTCAAGGGAACAATATACCATGCCACCAAACACCAGGATGC CTCTACAAGCCTAGCTAACAACCCAAGTCCCCCCACCGAAGAATGCGACTTGATTGCCGAGTCCCTCCCCTACCCCGTCCGGTTCGCGCTTGACGTGCACTTCACGAAACGAGCCTTtgaggccgagaaggacTTAATGATGGGTCTGCAAAAGGCCGGGTTCGAGCTCGACCACGGCATCGATGGCGCTGGAATATCGCGCGCATATATGACCCGCGGCGGCGGGTACTACATCGATGTCGGCTGCAGCCAGCTCATTGCAGACGGCAAGGTCAAAGTCCGACGCAGCCCGGACGGGATAGCGGGATTCACGGAGCGGGGCCTTGTGCTGAAAGATGGTGGAGTGCTGGAAAGCGACATCGTTGTTCTTGCTACCGGGTATGACAATATGCGGACCACAGTGAGGAAGACGCTGGGCGATAAGATTGCGGATCGGCTGAGGGATGTTTGGGActtggatgaggaaggggagTTAAATTCT ATGTGGCGGCCAAGTGGACAACCGGGATTTTGGTACATGGGAGGGAATCTTGCGCTGTGTCGAATTTACTCCAAATTTCTGGCCTTACAGatcaaggctgttgaggcGGGCTTGGTGGATTAG
- a CDS encoding Bax inhibitor-1 family protein (transcript_id=CADANIAT00001496): MATNARYEPAPQRDSFEDQHYTQAPPSYQATAQEPTPRSEDDNVPDDFKFGGTVAEGTLPIRMQFIRKVYAILTVQLLLTTVMSSISFFSPSYCEWIRSNVWLMMVSVFGAFGFLLVTYWKRKSYPANLLFLSAFTILEAYSISVVTSYYQPRIVVQALILTLGLFVGLTLFACQTKYDFTNWMPYLFGALWFLILFGFVAAFVPHGSTMELIYGSLAALIFSGYILVDTQLIMRHYHVEEEIAASISLYLDILNLFLAILRILNNQNNN; this comes from the exons ATGGCGACTAACGCCAGATACGAGCCGGCTCCTCAGCGAGATTCGTTCGAGGACCAGCACTACACGCAGGCCCCGCCTTCTTATCAGGCTACTGCGCAAGAGCCTACGCCTCGCAGCGAGGACGACAACGTTCCTGATGACTTTAAA TTTGGTGGCACCGTCGCGGAGGGCACTCTGCCCATCCGTATGCAGTTCATCCGCAAGGTCTATGCGATCCT CACCGTCCAGCTGCTCCTAACCACCGTCATGAGCTCCatctcattcttcagccccagtTACTGCGAATGGATCCGTAGCAACGTCTGGCTCATGATGGTATCCGTCTTTGGCGCTTTCGGATTCCTACTCGTAACATACTGGAAGCGCAAAAGCTACCCCGCAAACCTCCTGTTCCTCTCCGCGTTCACCATCCTTGAGGCCTACTCCATCAGTGTGGTTACATCATATTACCAGCCTCGGATCGTGGTGCAGGCTTTGATCTTGACTTTGGGCTTGTTTGTTGGTCTCACACTCTTTGCATGCCAGACAAAGTATGACTTCACCAACTGGATGCCATACCTGTTCGGTGCACTGTggttcctcatcctctttggATTTGTGGCTGCCTTTGTTCCTCACGGCAGCACCATGGAACTTATCTACGGCAGTCTGGCGGCCCTGATTTTCTCAGGCTACATTCTGGTTGACACCCAGCTTATCATGCGCCACTACCatgttgaggaggagattgcggcTTCGATTTCGCTCTACCTTGATATCCTCAATCTGTTCTTGGCCATCCTACGGATTTTGAATAACCAGAATAACAACTGA
- a CDS encoding protein qutR (transcript_id=CADANIAT00001497), whose protein sequence is MSILVRPPKRRLADTENLDQNHRRVLRDFGQGNSASTPINTSADYGRFDERPGSGDGSRYASPFQELSSSQGSLTRVEDSLQTRRKFPPNASIVLIGIRGTGKSSLAVMLAASYGRRVIEADLYFQRVTGRCRGVYKREHTLSEYRRQEAIVMESLLMEHQENCVIVCGPGDVERNGQMRLREYAKTHPVIHIVRDLESIQSYLKARDTEKVRRFLELSGPIYRSCSNLEFFNVSEKGISDQPSAKDSQHYTQWDAEVDQRTQTTTPFLMLKRLQRDFLRFVALATGNIPELRNQLSPFPLHMQPIESRKFTYAATVPISHLLENDVDIEELESTADAFELKIDVSAAPSARLGTESNLADSISHTVATVRRNIIVPMIYHVESSVFPDSAPLRRSDASYLELVLHGLRLGPEFVTVDLSFEDSILSQIIGTKGSSKVIGHYSQTQPPPQGWSDPEYEAIYERAKKLGCDMVRLTQPATTIDDNFAVERFRHQIKTLPGPQLPVIAYNSGPLGRQSCCFNPVLTPVIPRSLISQSGTKGLPSITIQEAQEALYSSFVLDPMQFFVFGANTTYSLSPAMHNAAFKVRGMPHIYRIHQSPTLRGINYLVENPNFGGTSVSLPYKTEVIPLLHSMSPHARAIGAVNTLIPIRNLEGSTDNALDLEKNRAGPIKGLHGDNTDWIGIGICIRRGLSPANAIRPSTTGLIIGAGGMARAGIYAMIHLGVQNIFIWNRTVANAEKLAQHYMRLNLCTLGGSGSASYTIHVLKSLQESWPANYKQPTIVVSGIPAHRIGDQPAPNFQLPPQWIESPTGGVVVDLAYKPLNTPLMRQIRSLSHRGWAALDGLDVLPEQGFAQFELFTGCRAPRRLMRTVILQEYKEEEQGEEYDQSAMRTRLENLDGQPM, encoded by the coding sequence ATGTCAATCCTTGTGCGGCCACCGAAGCGTCGCCTTGCCGACACCGAGAATCTTGACCAGAACCACCGCCGTGTTTTACGGGATTTCGGCCAGGGAAACAGCGCGTCGACGCCGATCAATACTTCAGCCGACTATGGACGCTTTGACGAACGACCAGGGTCGGGAGATGGTTCCAGATACGCATCGCCGTTTCAAGAGTTGAGCTCCAGTCAGGGATCGCTGACGCGGGTAGAAGACTCACTCCAGACTCGGAGGAAGTTCCCCCCAAATGCATCGATCGTTTTGATTGGTATACGGGGTACAGGCAAGTCGAGCCTTGCGGTAATGCTCGCGGCCAGCTACGGAAGGCGCGTCATTGAAGCGGACCTGTATTTTCAGCGAGTCACAGGACGCTGCCGAGGCGTCTATAAACGAGAACATACACTCTCAGAATACCGCAGGCAGGAAGCCATTGTTATGGAATCGCTACTTATGGAGCATCAGGAAAATTGCGTAATTGTCTGTGGGCCAGGCGACGTCGAGCGTAATGGACAGATGCGACTGCGGGAATATGCGAAAACTCACCCTGTTATCCATATAGTTCGGGACTTGGAGAGCATTCAGTCTTACTTAAAAGCCCGCGACACCGAAAAGGTTCGTCGATTCCTCGAGCTATCAGGTCCAATCTACCGCTCGTGTTCAAATCTCGAATTCTTCAACGTATCTGAGAAAGGCATTAGCGATCAACCTTCTGCTAAAGACAGCCAACATTACACACAGTGGGATGCCGAGGTGGATCAACGAACTCAAACAACAACTCCGTTCCTGATGCTTAAGCGATTGCAGCGCGATTTTCTTCGTTTCGTGGCGCTCGCTACTGGTAATATTCCCGAGTTAAGAAACCAGCTTTCGCCTTTCCCGCTACATATGCAGCCAATCGAATCCCGCAAGTTTACCTATGCCGCAACTGTACCGATATCTCACCTCTTAGAGAACGACGtggatattgaagagcttgaatCCACTGCGGATGCTTTTGAGCTCAAGATTGACGTGTCTGCAGCACCTTCTGCTCGGCTGGGCACCGAGTCGAATCTTGCAGACAGCATCAGTCACACTGTGGCGACAGTTAGACGGAATATCATAGTACCTATGATATACCATGTCGAGAGTAGTGTATTCCCCGATTCAGCGCCATTGCGGCGATCCGACGCCTCGTACTTGGAATTAGTTCTACATGGGTTACGCTTGGGGCCTGAATTTGTGACAGTAGATCTGTCATTCGAGGACAGCATCCTCTCTCAGATCATTGGCACAAAGGGGTCCAGCAAGGTTATTGGACATTATTCGCAGACCCAGCCTCCTCCCCAAGGTTGGAGTGACCCCGAGTATGAGGCAATATATGAACGAGCAAAGAAGCTTGGATGTGACATGGTTCGTTTGACGCAGCCCGCAACGACAATTGATGACAACTTCGCCGTCGAGCGCTTTCGACATCAAATCAAAACCCTTCCTGGGCCGCAGTTGCCTGTGATCGCTTATAATTCTGGTCCACTAGGCCGACAATCGTGCTGCTTCAACCCAGTATTGACCCCGGTGATACCTCGATCATTGATTTCACAATCCGGAACAAAGGGACTCCCGTCTATAACCATCCAAGAAGCACAGGAAGCTCTTTACTCCTCATTCGTCCTTGACCCTATGCAGTTCTTTGTCTTCGGCGCAAACACAACATACAGTTTGTCCCCAGCAATGCACAATGCCGCCTTCAAGGTGCGGGGAATGCCGCATATATACCGCATTCATCAGTCGCCGACACTGCGAGGTATCAATTATCTTGTGGAGAACCCAAACTTTGGCGGAACAAGTGTTAGCTTGCCATACAAAACGGAGGTAATTCCCTTACTCCACTCGATGTCTCCTCACGCCCGTGCAATTGGGGCTGTAAACACCTTAATACCGATCCGGAACCTGGAAGGCAGCACCGACAACGCCCTAGACTTGGAAAAGAACCGAGCAGGACCAATAAAAGGCTTGCATGGAGACAACACGGACTGGATTGGGATCGGTATATGCATACGGCGAGGCCTGTCGCCAGCGAACGCCATACGTCCATCCACAACCGGCCTTATCATTGGAGCGGGCGGAATGGCGCGCGCGGGGATATACGCAATGATTCATCTAGGTGTACAAAATATCTTCATCTGGAACCGCACCGTTGCAAATGCTGAGAAGCTTGCCCAGCATTATATGCGCTTGAACCTCTGCACTCTCGGTGGAAGCGGATCAGCCTCGTATACAATCCATGTCTTGAAGTCCCTCCAAGAAAGCTGGCCGGCCAACTACAAACAGCCGACTATCGTCGTCTCGGGTATTCCAGCACATAGGATCGGTGACCAGCCGGCGCCGAACTTCCAGCTCCCTCCTCAGTGGATCGAGAGCCCAACAGGTGGGGTGGTTGTAGACCTCGCCTACAAACCATTGAACACTCCGCTCATGCGTCAGATCCGCTCGCTCTCGCACCGCGGCTGGGCGGCTCTTGATGGGCTTGACGTTCTTCCCGAGCAGGGGTTTGCTCAGTTTGAGCTTTTTACCGGATGTCGTGCTCCTCGACGGCTTATGAGGACGGTCATTTTACAAGAATAcaaagaggaggaacaagggGAGGAGTATGACCAGAGCGCTATGCGGACTCGACTTGAGAATTTGGATGGGCAGCCGATGTGA
- a CDS encoding uncharacterized protein (transcript_id=CADANIAT00001499) produces MAEALGIASGVAGIISLGLEITQGLLKFYAAWRNQDAEIDSMYNALSSLSSLLAQIQRKIQPPAAFDIETKRDVEKCIAATLANLEQLNAELGKIRETGPSVQAGVRITMRRHVLRGKYPFRVETLRNIQTYLTESRSNLSLALQLLHIDKISEAVEKVDLIIRWRQDDKTREIIDWLSPTNFWLRQADVLKQRQPGTVEWLLQDSRFLDWETGGRGILWCQGSLVVDFLETDLPSPDISLAFVYCNHKASQDQSPEYFHRAIARQLVEQKQAMPGSASELYQRHRGKETAPTESECLKLLQSLSIDSAETYVVIDALDELALQLSIREVDILTKGSLYDEAMQRLMSSSTAQLALRVIAWVVYSLRPLKIIELQHAVAIDELESEDEDIPEECLIDQTKIINACVGLIRIDEESQTIGLVHYTTQEYFDQRGSHYFPSAQVDIGIACVRYLQLGTFGSGRCSSVEQLDDRLARNPFLDYACRHFCDHIRDELECKDLHQLAVQLFLDRPRMLCAAQVLLDDPLGRLWWRDRRLREIGEGFEAIHFAANFGVLPIISPLLKERDCDLNLKDFQGRTPLSHAASNGHESVVKLFLQHGAQADSKTDSGQTPLIFAVVHGHESVVKLLLQHGAQADSKTISGKTPLSYAASKGKESVVRLLLQHGAQADSKNNTGQTPISYAASKGHESVVRLLLTHGAQADSKANWGQTPLSRAAFDGHESVVRLFLEHGAQADCKDGDGGTPLSSAAATGHESVVRLLLKHGAQADSKDDDCRTPLSYAASNGYESVVKLLLEHGARADSKDDDFRTPLSYAASYGYESVVKLLLEHGARTDSKDKDSQTPLSYAASRGYESVVRILLENGARANSRDKDSHTPLSYAASKGHESVVRLLLQYGAQADSETSSGQTPLSYAASHGHEFVVKLLLDHGAQTESKDKYGWTPLVYAAIWGQESAVRLLLEHGAEAELKDNESWTPLSYAALKGHESVVRLLLDHGAQADSKHGNGRTPLSDAASRGYDSVVRLLLEHGARED; encoded by the exons ATGGCGGAAGCTTTGGGCATTGCAAGTGGCGTGGCTGGGATTATCTCGTTAGGATTGGAGATAACGCAAGGATTGCTAAAGTTCTATGCCGCATGGAGGAATCAAGATGCAGAGATTGATAGCATGTACAACGCTCTGAGCAGCTTGTCGAGCTTACTGGCCCAGATTCAGCGCAAGATTCAACCACCCGCCGCATTCGACATTGAAACCAAGAGAGATGTGGAAAAGTGTATTGCGGCCACTCTTGCTAACCTGGAACAGCTGAACGCCGAGCTCGGCAAGATCAGGGAGACAGGACCGTCTGTACAAGCTGGAGTCCGGATTACAATGCGACGCCATGTACTCAGAGGAAAATACCCCTTCAGGGTCGAAACTCTGCGCAACATCCAGACCTACCTAACCGAATCTCGATCCAATCTGTCTTTGGCATTGCAGCTACTACATAT TGATAAGATCTCTGAAGCggtcgagaaggtcgatCTGATAATACGGTGGAGGCAAG ACGATAAAACTCGCGAGATTATTGATTGGCTATCCCCCACCAACTTTTGGTTGAGACAGGCAGACGTGCTTAAACAACGGCAACCCGGTACTGTAGAGTGGCTACTGCAGGATTCAAGGTTTCTAGATTGGGAAACTGGCGGCAGAGGAATTCTTTGGTGTCAAGGCAGCC TTGTTGTTGACTTCCTCGAGACTGATTTACCTAGCCCGGATATCAGCCTGGCATTCGTGTATTGCAATCACAAAGCAAGCCAAGATCAGAGCCCCGAGTATTTTCATCGTGCTATTGCTCGCCAGTTGGTCGAGCAGAAACAGGCCATGCCAGGAAGTGCTTCGGAGTTATACCAGCGGCATCGCGGAAAGGAAACGGCTCCAACAGAATCGGAATGCCTAAAGTTGCTGCAATCGTTATCAATAGACTCAGCCGAAACCTATGTTGTCATTGATGCGTTGGACGA ATTGGCATTGCAACTGAGTATCAGAGAAGTCGATATTCTGACAAAGGGATC GTTATACGACGAGGCTATGCAGAGGCTCATGTCGTCATCAACTGCTCAGCTTGCTCTGCGAGTCATCGCATGGGTTGTGTATTCTTTGAGGCCGTTGAAAATCATAGAACTCCAACATGCAGTCGCAATCGATGAATTAGAatcagaggacgaagacatCCCGGAAGAATGTTTGATTGATCAGACCAAGATTATTAACGCTTGCGTTGGACTGATCAGGATCGATGAGGAGAGTCAAACGATCGGTTTGGTTCATTACACTACTCAGGAATATTTTGACCAGAGGGGCTCACACTACTTCCCAAGTGCACAAGTGGATATTGGGATTGCTTGTGTGAGGTATTTACAGCTTGGCACTTTTGGTTCCGGTAGATGCTCATCTGTTGAACAACTGGATGATCGGTTGGCCAGAAATCCATTTCTGGATTACGCATGTCGGCACTTCTGCGACCACATCCGAGATGAACTGGAGTGTAAAGACCTGCATCAGCTTGCAGTTCAGCTTTTCTTGGACAGGCCCAGGATGTTGTGTGCTGCTCAAGTTTTGCTTGATGATCCACTAGGCAGGTTGTGGTGGAGGGATAGGAGGTTGCGTGAGATTGGTGAGGGATTTGAAGCCATCCACTTTGCAGCTAATTTTGGAGTTTTGCCAATAATTTCGCCGCTTTTGAAGGAACGTGACTGTGACTTGAACCTGAAAGATTTTCAAGGGCGAACTCCTCTTTCACATGCAGCATCAAATGGCCACGAGTCTGTGGTTAAACTATTCCTGCAGCATGGTGCTCAAGCAGACTCTAAAACCGACTCTGGTCAGACACCTCTTATATTTGCGGTAGTACATGGCCACGAATCTGTGGTTAAACTACTCCTGCAGCATGGTGCTCAAGCAGACTCTAAAACCATCTCTGGTAAAACACCTCTTTCATATGCAGCATCAAAGGGCAAAGAATCGGTGGTTAGACTACTCCTGCAGCATGGTGCTCAAGCAGACTCTAAGAACAACACTGGTCAGACCCCTATTTCATATGCAGCATCAAAGGGCCATGAATCTGTGGTCAGGTTGCTCCTAACGCACGGTGCTCAAGCAGACTCTAAAGCCAACTGGGGTCAGACGCCTCTTTCACGTGCAGCATTTGATGGCCATGAATCTGTGGTCAGGTTATTTCTGGAGCATGGTGCTCAAGCAGACTGTAAGGATGGGGATGGCGGGACACCTCTTtcatctgcagcagcaactggCCATGAATCTGTGGTCAGATTACTCCTGAAGCATGGTGCTCAGGCAGACTCTAAGGATGACGATTGTCGGACACCTCTTTCGTACGCGGCATCAAATGGCTATGAATCTGTGGTCAAGTTACTCCTAGAGCATGGTGCTCGAGCGGACTCTAAGGATGACGATTTTCGGACACCTCTTTCGTACGCGGCATCATATGGCTATGAATCTGTGGTCAAGTTACTCCTGGAGCATGGTGCACGAACGGACTCTAAGGACAAAGACAGTCAAACACCCCTTTCATATGCAGCATCAAGGGGCTACGAATCTGTAGTCAGGATACTTCTGGAGAACGGCGCTCGGGCAAACTCTAGAGATAAAGACAGCCACACACCTCTTTCATATGCAGCATCAAAGGGCCATGAATCTGTGGTCAGGTTGCTCCTGCAGTATGGCGCTCAAGCAGACTCCGAAACCAGTTCTGGCCAGACACCTCTTTCATATGCAGCATCACATGGCCACGAATTTGTGGTCAAATTACTCCTGGATCACGGTGCGCAAACTGAATCTAAGGATAAGTATGGTTGGACACCTCTTGTATATGCGGCAATATGGGGCCAGGAATCTGCGGTCAGGTTACTCTTGGAGCATGGTGCTGAAGCAGAATTGAAGGACAACGAGAGTTGGACGCCTCTTTCATATGCAGCATTGAAGGGCCATGAATCTGTGGTCAGATTACTCCTGGATCATGGTGCTCAAGCAGACTCTAAGCATGGCAATGGTCGGACACCTCTTTCAGACGCGGCATCAAGAGGCTATGATTCTGTGGTCAGGCTACTCCTAGAGCATGGCGCCCGAGAAGACTGA